One stretch of Halapricum desulfuricans DNA includes these proteins:
- a CDS encoding DUF2150 family protein has protein sequence MSTPPGEYYTEERWQNWLDRIAAEEIDPEDEDSARLLLNLQDDTAIAVAKIITDYQDDDLEAETALEELADIREVVLSEVDIDDEEKLMLVDGVQTSLVCVFYAAEEYVAGGPPEEGTVGGYIEAANEAESEEDLDAALGYCAQAGTLIIDGAELDREVAENLEFGLVAEWVNGLDSLQTAMSDPEVIEEDE, from the coding sequence ATGAGCACACCACCGGGGGAGTACTACACCGAGGAACGGTGGCAGAACTGGTTAGACCGCATCGCAGCCGAAGAGATCGATCCGGAAGACGAGGACTCGGCGCGCCTGCTGTTGAATCTGCAGGACGATACGGCCATCGCCGTCGCGAAGATCATCACCGACTATCAGGACGACGACCTCGAAGCGGAGACCGCGCTCGAGGAACTGGCGGACATCCGCGAGGTCGTGCTTTCGGAGGTCGATATCGACGACGAAGAGAAGTTGATGCTCGTCGACGGCGTCCAGACGTCGCTGGTCTGCGTGTTCTACGCGGCCGAGGAGTACGTCGCGGGCGGCCCGCCGGAAGAGGGGACGGTCGGCGGGTACATCGAGGCCGCGAACGAGGCCGAAAGCGAAGAGGACCTGGACGCGGCGCTCGGCTACTGCGCACAGGCCGGGACGCTGATCATCGACGGGGCGGAGCTGGACCGGGAGGTCGCCGAGAATCTGGAGTTCGGGCTGGTCGCCGAGTGGGTCAACGGCCTGGATAGCCTCCAGACCGCGATGAGCGACCCGGAAGTCATCGAAGAGGACGAGTAG